In one window of Campylobacter coli DNA:
- the nusG gene encoding transcription termination/antitermination protein NusG has product MSTHKWYAIQTYAGSEMAVKRAIENLVKDNGIEEQLKEIVVPTEDVIEFKNGKEKISERSLYSGYVFAHLDLNTELWHRIQSLPKVGRFIGESKKPTPLTEKDINLILEKVHNRAAPKPKISFEEGENVRITEGPFANFTAIVEEYDMVRGLLKLNVSIFGRSTPVEILYSQVEKII; this is encoded by the coding sequence TTGAGTACTCATAAATGGTATGCAATCCAAACTTATGCTGGTAGCGAAATGGCGGTTAAAAGAGCCATTGAAAATTTAGTAAAAGATAATGGAATCGAAGAGCAACTAAAAGAAATTGTTGTTCCAACTGAAGATGTTATTGAATTTAAAAATGGAAAAGAGAAGATAAGCGAAAGAAGTTTGTATTCTGGTTATGTTTTTGCACATCTTGATTTAAATACAGAACTTTGGCATCGTATCCAATCTCTTCCAAAAGTTGGTCGTTTTATTGGAGAATCAAAAAAACCTACTCCTTTGACAGAAAAAGATATTAATTTAATTTTGGAAAAGGTACATAACCGTGCTGCTCCAAAGCCTAAAATTTCTTTCGAAGAAGGGGAAAATGTAAGAATTACAGAAGGTCCATTTGCAAACTTTACTGCTATAGTAGAAGAATACGATATGGTTCGTGGATTACTAAAACTTAATGTTTCTATTTTTGGACGTTCTACTCCGGTAGAGATCTTGTATTCTCAAGTTGAGAAAATTATTTAA
- the secE gene encoding preprotein translocase subunit SecE, with the protein MEKLITYFKLSKAELRKVIFPLKEQVRNAYITVFVVVTVISLFLALVDWIMSSIVSAIV; encoded by the coding sequence ATGGAAAAATTAATAACTTATTTTAAATTATCAAAAGCCGAATTAAGGAAAGTAATTTTTCCTTTAAAAGAACAGGTAAGAAATGCTTATATTACAGTTTTTGTAGTAGTTACGGTTATTTCTTTGTTTTTGGCGCTAGTGGATTGGATTATGTCCTCTATTGTTTCTGCGATTGTATAA
- the rpmG gene encoding 50S ribosomal protein L33: protein MRIKVGLKCEECGDINYSTYKNSKNTTEKLELKKYCPRLKKHTLHKEVKLKS from the coding sequence ATGAGAATTAAAGTTGGTTTGAAATGTGAAGAATGTGGTGATATTAATTATAGCACCTATAAAAATAGCAAAAATACTACAGAAAAATTGGAATTAAAAAAATATTGCCCAAGATTAAAAAAACACACACTTCACAAAGAAGTTAAGCTAAAAAGTTAA
- the tuf gene encoding elongation factor Tu, with translation MAKEKFSRNKPHVNIGTIGHVDHGKTTLTAAISAVLSRRGLAELKDYDNIDNAPEEKERGITIATSHIEYETDNRHYAHVDCPGHADYVKNMITGAAQMDGAILVVSAADGPMPQTREHILLSRQVGVPYIVVFMNKADMVDDAELLELVEMEIRELLSSYDFPGDDTPIISGSALKALEEAKAGQDGEWSAKIMDLMAAVDSYIPTPTRDTEKDFLMPIEDVFSISGRGTVVTGRIEKGIVKVGDTIEIVGIKDTQTTTVTGVEMFRKEMDQGEAGDNVGVLLRGTKKEEVIRGMVLAKPKSITPHTDFEAEVYILNKDEGGRHTPFFNNYRPQFYVRTTDVTGSIKLADGVEMVMPGENVRITVSLIAPVALEEGTRFAIREGGKTVGSGVVSKIIK, from the coding sequence ATGGCTAAAGAAAAATTTTCACGTAATAAGCCACATGTAAACATTGGTACTATCGGTCACGTTGACCACGGTAAAACTACTTTGACAGCTGCTATTTCTGCTGTTCTTTCAAGAAGAGGTTTGGCAGAACTTAAAGATTATGATAATATTGATAACGCTCCTGAAGAAAAAGAAAGAGGTATCACTATTGCAACTTCTCATATCGAATATGAAACAGATAATCGCCACTACGCACACGTTGATTGTCCAGGTCACGCTGACTACGTTAAAAACATGATTACGGGTGCTGCTCAAATGGACGGTGCTATTCTTGTTGTTTCTGCAGCAGATGGTCCTATGCCACAAACTAGAGAGCACATTCTTCTTTCACGCCAAGTAGGTGTTCCATATATTGTTGTTTTTATGAATAAAGCAGATATGGTTGATGATGCTGAACTTTTAGAATTGGTTGAAATGGAAATTAGAGAATTATTAAGTTCTTATGATTTCCCAGGTGATGATACACCTATTATTTCAGGTTCTGCTTTAAAAGCTCTTGAAGAAGCAAAAGCTGGACAAGATGGTGAATGGTCAGCGAAAATTATGGATCTTATGGCTGCTGTTGATAGCTATATTCCAACTCCAACTCGTGATACTGAAAAAGATTTCTTAATGCCAATTGAAGATGTTTTCTCAATTTCAGGTCGTGGTACCGTTGTTACAGGTAGAATTGAAAAAGGTATTGTAAAAGTTGGTGATACTATAGAAATCGTTGGTATTAAAGATACTCAAACAACAACTGTAACTGGCGTTGAAATGTTTAGAAAAGAAATGGATCAGGGTGAAGCAGGAGATAATGTTGGTGTTCTTCTTCGTGGTACAAAAAAAGAAGAAGTTATCCGCGGTATGGTTCTTGCTAAACCAAAATCAATTACTCCACATACTGATTTCGAAGCTGAAGTTTATATCTTAAATAAAGATGAAGGTGGTAGACATACTCCATTCTTTAATAACTATAGACCACAATTCTATGTAAGAACAACAGATGTAACAGGTTCTATTAAATTAGCTGATGGCGTTGAAATGGTTATGCCAGGTGAAAATGTAAGAATCACTGTAAGCTTGATTGCACCAGTAGCTCTTGAAGAAGGTACTCGTTTTGCTATCCGTGAAGGTGGTAAAACTGTTGGTTCAGGTGTTGTTTCTAAAATTATTAAGTAA
- a CDS encoding amino acid ABC transporter ATP-binding protein, which produces MSILKIKNLQKYYGSHHALKNINLEVKQKEVVVILGPSGCGKSTLLRCINGLEEIADGIIEIGQDKIDKNFKDWTRVRQKVGMVFQSYELFEHLSVKDNILLGPLKVQKRAKEEVLQEAKIWLEKVGLAHKIDAYPRELSGGQKQRIAIVRSLCMNPELMLFDEVTAALDPEIVREVLEVILNLAKDGMTMLIVTHEMGFARAVADRIIFMDNGEIIEENTPDDFFKNPKSERAKKFLNLFDYHK; this is translated from the coding sequence ATGAGTATTTTAAAGATAAAAAATTTACAAAAATATTATGGCTCTCATCATGCTTTAAAGAATATTAATTTAGAAGTAAAACAAAAAGAAGTGGTAGTAATTTTAGGTCCAAGTGGTTGTGGAAAATCCACTCTTTTGCGTTGTATTAATGGACTTGAGGAAATTGCAGATGGGATTATAGAAATAGGACAAGATAAGATCGATAAAAATTTTAAAGATTGGACAAGGGTGCGTCAAAAAGTGGGCATGGTATTTCAATCCTATGAATTATTTGAACATTTAAGCGTGAAAGATAACATACTTTTAGGTCCTTTAAAAGTACAAAAAAGGGCTAAAGAAGAAGTTTTACAAGAAGCTAAAATTTGGCTTGAAAAAGTAGGTTTGGCACATAAAATTGATGCTTATCCAAGAGAGCTAAGTGGGGGGCAAAAACAAAGAATAGCCATAGTGCGTAGTCTTTGTATGAATCCAGAGCTTATGCTTTTTGATGAGGTTACAGCAGCACTTGATCCTGAAATCGTTCGTGAGGTTTTAGAAGTGATTTTAAATTTAGCAAAAGATGGAATGACTATGCTTATAGTTACTCACGAGATGGGATTTGCAAGAGCAGTAGCTGATAGAATAATCTTTATGGATAATGGAGAAATTATCGAAGAAAATACTCCCGATGACTTTTTTAAAAATCCTAAAAGTGAAAGAGCTAAGAAATTTCTTAATTTATTTGATTATCATAAATAA
- a CDS encoding amino acid ABC transporter permease, with translation MFDLLNPDTLSRLWKGLYITLEISIVSIIITSFGGLFLGILMSLKNRYVYILCRFALEFVRVMPLLVWLFMVYFGLSRWLGINLSSVSSAIIVFSIWGSFEMMDLVRTSLKSIPKHQYESAASLGLNKTQSYFYVIIPQAMRRLTPMSMNLLTRMIKSTTFAYLIGAVELVKVGQQIIEFNNKNDLAPFIIYGLIFFIFFIICYPVTLYSRKLEKKWS, from the coding sequence ATGTTTGATTTATTAAATCCAGATACCCTAAGCCGGCTTTGGAAGGGTTTGTATATTACGCTTGAAATTTCTATCGTAAGCATTATTATAACTTCTTTTGGAGGGCTTTTTTTAGGTATTTTGATGAGCCTTAAAAATCGTTATGTTTATATTCTATGCCGTTTTGCTTTGGAATTTGTTCGTGTTATGCCGTTGTTAGTATGGCTTTTTATGGTATATTTTGGACTTTCTAGATGGTTAGGTATAAATTTAAGCAGTGTAAGTTCGGCTATTATCGTTTTTAGTATTTGGGGAAGTTTTGAAATGATGGATTTGGTGAGAACTTCTTTAAAAAGCATTCCTAAGCACCAATACGAAAGTGCAGCAAGTCTTGGTTTAAATAAAACTCAAAGTTATTTTTATGTCATAATCCCACAAGCTATGCGTCGTTTAACGCCTATGAGTATGAATTTGTTAACACGCATGATTAAAAGCACAACTTTTGCTTATTTAATCGGTGCGGTAGAGCTTGTAAAAGTAGGACAGCAAATCATAGAATTTAATAACAAAAATGATTTAGCACCATTTATTATATATGGTTTAATCTTTTTTATCTTTTTTATAATTTGCTATCCTGTTACTTTATATTCTAGAAAATTAGAAAAAAAATGGAGTTAA
- a CDS encoding amino acid ABC transporter permease, protein MDFDFILANSNAFVAAAWLTLKLSFFGIIFSIIIGFFCILMSYFKITIMEAFCKVYIEFSRNTPLLIQLFFLYYALPKFNIHLEQIPPLNLICLSVDEALRPAFACAIVGLSFLGGSYMAESFRAGFEAIKKQQFEAGLSLGFTKLNNLRYVILPQALGVCLPGISANIVFLIKETSVVSIIALPDLVTVMKGLNSLTYKTDELLLLLFLGYLCIILPISLFLFFLEKRFSNV, encoded by the coding sequence ATGGATTTTGATTTTATACTGGCCAATTCAAATGCTTTCGTTGCAGCTGCTTGGCTTACTTTAAAACTTAGTTTCTTTGGTATTATTTTTTCTATAATTATAGGCTTTTTTTGTATTTTAATGAGTTATTTTAAAATAACGATTATGGAAGCTTTTTGTAAGGTTTATATAGAATTTTCTCGTAACACTCCTTTGTTAATACAGCTTTTTTTCTTATATTATGCTTTGCCTAAATTTAATATTCATTTAGAACAAATTCCACCTTTGAATTTGATCTGTTTAAGCGTAGATGAGGCTTTACGTCCAGCGTTTGCATGTGCTATTGTAGGACTTAGTTTCTTGGGTGGTTCTTATATGGCAGAGAGTTTTAGGGCTGGTTTTGAGGCTATTAAAAAGCAGCAATTTGAAGCAGGGCTTTCTTTAGGTTTTACTAAATTGAATAATTTGCGTTATGTTATATTACCTCAAGCTTTAGGAGTTTGCTTGCCAGGAATAAGTGCGAATATTGTTTTTCTTATTAAAGAAACCTCTGTTGTGAGTATTATAGCTTTGCCGGATTTAGTCACTGTTATGAAGGGTTTAAATTCTCTTACTTATAAAACAGATGAGCTTTTATTGCTTTTGTTTTTGGGGTATTTGTGTATCATTCTACCTATTTCTTTGTTTTTGTTCTTTTTAGAAAAAAGGTTTTCAAATGTTTGA
- the nssR gene encoding nitrosative stress-sensitive transcriptional regulator NssR, with amino-acid sequence MQEYLDFLKGIGKIRKFEKNNILFFEGEKALKFFILLKGRVRVYKSTAGEKEITLHYFTPPNFIAEMPTFKRLRYPANAICEEYCEILEIDFEDFETLCSQNKEFNFLLISSLFEKIKILEKKLLENSLDLKSKLARYLLENEKNLTQISQRQIAVDLSVRAESLSRILKEFKNSELIETKKGKIEILDKEGLKKGLW; translated from the coding sequence ATGCAAGAGTATTTGGATTTTTTAAAAGGTATAGGCAAAATAAGAAAATTTGAAAAAAATAATATTTTATTTTTTGAGGGCGAAAAGGCATTAAAATTTTTTATTCTTTTAAAGGGTAGGGTGCGTGTATATAAGAGTACAGCAGGTGAAAAGGAGATTACTTTACATTATTTTACACCACCCAATTTCATAGCCGAAATGCCTACATTTAAGCGTTTGAGATATCCAGCAAATGCTATTTGTGAAGAATATTGTGAAATTTTAGAAATTGATTTTGAGGACTTTGAAACCCTATGCAGTCAAAATAAAGAATTTAATTTTTTGCTTATTTCATCTCTTTTTGAAAAAATCAAAATTTTAGAAAAAAAATTATTAGAAAATTCTTTGGATTTAAAAAGTAAACTTGCAAGATATCTTTTGGAAAATGAAAAGAATTTGACTCAAATTTCGCAAAGACAAATTGCGGTGGACTTAAGCGTTCGTGCTGAATCTTTGTCAAGAATTTTAAAAGAATTTAAAAATTCAGAGCTAATTGAGACAAAAAAGGGTAAAATTGAAATACTAGATAAAGAGGGTTTAAAAAAAGGACTTTGGTAA
- the ctb gene encoding truncated hemoglobin Ctb — MKYETINKESIAKLMELFYDKIRKDKDLGPIFNNAIGTSDEAWKEHKAKIGNFWAGMLLGEGDYIGQPLKKHLDLPPFPQEFFGIWLGLFEESLDKIYNEEMKNVILQRAQMIASHFQNMLYRFGGH, encoded by the coding sequence ATGAAATATGAAACCATAAACAAAGAAAGTATAGCTAAACTTATGGAGCTTTTCTATGACAAAATAAGAAAAGATAAAGATTTAGGACCTATTTTCAACAACGCCATAGGAACCAGTGATGAAGCATGGAAAGAACATAAGGCAAAAATAGGAAATTTTTGGGCTGGAATGCTACTAGGAGAAGGTGATTATATCGGGCAACCTCTGAAAAAACATCTTGACTTACCTCCTTTTCCACAAGAATTTTTTGGAATTTGGCTAGGGCTTTTTGAAGAAAGTTTAGATAAAATTTACAATGAAGAAATGAAAAATGTTATTTTACAGCGTGCACAAATGATAGCCTCGCATTTTCAAAATATGCTTTATCGTTTTGGCGGACATTAA
- the recG gene encoding ATP-dependent DNA helicase RecG: MKIKENDFDFFKKLKIKSAIDLALILPKKIENLSPSKMPKENELCTQKIIIKSIHSKKGQLFGLGFCKEWNQDISFVFFHPRAWHFGVCKIGKELILHAKLTRFGHIWQFNNPKILASFAGFAPKYQIQGLQDNKISEFIHQYLNYENLKESGIEDKYIHFLLNLHAYDEKSFLMFENLERFEKDLKYIEIYNFLKRLKAKKNHFKAYEIEIFNIANWLKNLPFSPTRDQLNALKDIEQDLSSKEAKRRVIMGDVGCGKTLVLLGAALMVYPKQAILMAPTSILAHQLYEEAKKLLPEFMDILFIKGGKKEKDLEEKIKKTNLIIGTHALIHLQSHNAVLVMIDEQHRFGSAQRQQIYSLNEDELAPHFIQFSATPIPRTLSMIQSELLNFSFIKEMPFKKDITTLCIQNEGFAKLSEKIKEEIAQNHQIIIIYPLVNPSDKIPYLSLEQARKYWEDNYEKVFVTHGKDKQKDEILERFRDEGNILLSTTVVEVGISLPRLSTIVIVGAERLGLATLHQLRGRVGRVGLKSTCYLYTKLKEIPNRLKEFASTLDGFKIAELDLKNRLSGDLLDGFIQHGNEFKYFDFSKDEYILEKAKKDLMKI; the protein is encoded by the coding sequence ATGAAAATTAAAGAAAATGATTTTGATTTTTTTAAAAAATTAAAAATTAAAAGCGCGATCGATTTAGCGCTTATCTTACCTAAAAAAATCGAAAATTTGAGTCCTAGTAAAATGCCGAAAGAAAATGAGCTGTGTACTCAAAAAATAATCATTAAAAGTATTCATTCGAAAAAAGGCCAGCTTTTTGGTTTGGGATTTTGCAAGGAATGGAATCAAGACATTTCTTTTGTGTTTTTTCATCCTAGGGCTTGGCACTTTGGAGTTTGCAAAATAGGCAAAGAGCTTATTTTACATGCAAAACTTACGCGTTTTGGTCATATTTGGCAGTTTAATAATCCTAAAATTTTAGCTTCTTTTGCAGGCTTTGCTCCAAAATATCAAATTCAAGGCTTACAAGATAACAAAATTTCTGAATTTATACACCAATATCTTAATTATGAAAATTTAAAAGAAAGCGGGATTGAAGATAAATACATCCATTTTCTTTTAAATTTGCATGCTTATGATGAAAAAAGTTTTTTAATGTTTGAGAATTTGGAGCGTTTTGAGAAAGATTTAAAATATATTGAAATTTATAATTTTTTAAAACGCTTAAAAGCTAAAAAAAACCATTTTAAAGCTTATGAAATTGAAATTTTTAATATAGCCAATTGGTTAAAAAATTTACCTTTTTCACCCACTCGCGATCAATTAAATGCTTTAAAGGATATAGAGCAAGATTTAAGCTCTAAAGAGGCTAAAAGACGAGTGATTATGGGAGATGTGGGCTGTGGTAAGACTTTGGTTTTGCTAGGTGCTGCTTTAATGGTGTATCCAAAACAAGCTATCTTAATGGCTCCTACTAGCATACTTGCCCATCAGCTTTATGAAGAGGCAAAAAAACTTTTACCTGAATTTATGGATATTTTATTTATCAAAGGGGGCAAAAAAGAAAAAGATTTGGAAGAAAAAATCAAAAAAACCAATTTGATTATAGGAACTCATGCGCTCATTCACCTTCAAAGTCATAATGCTGTACTTGTAATGATAGATGAGCAACATCGCTTTGGTTCTGCGCAGCGTCAGCAAATTTACTCTTTAAATGAAGATGAATTAGCCCCACATTTTATACAATTTTCCGCAACGCCCATTCCAAGAACTTTAAGCATGATACAATCAGAGCTTTTAAATTTTAGTTTTATCAAGGAAATGCCTTTTAAAAAGGATATTACCACTCTTTGTATACAAAATGAGGGTTTTGCAAAACTTAGTGAAAAAATCAAAGAGGAAATTGCGCAAAATCATCAAATCATCATCATCTACCCCTTAGTCAATCCAAGTGATAAAATTCCTTATCTTTCTTTAGAGCAAGCAAGGAAATATTGGGAGGATAATTATGAAAAAGTTTTTGTTACGCATGGGAAAGACAAACAAAAAGATGAAATTTTGGAGCGGTTTCGCGATGAGGGAAATATTTTGTTAAGCACTACGGTTGTAGAAGTAGGAATTTCATTGCCAAGGCTTAGTACTATCGTTATTGTGGGGGCAGAACGCTTAGGTCTTGCTACCTTGCATCAACTCCGTGGACGCGTAGGTCGTGTCGGACTTAAAAGCACTTGTTATCTTTATACAAAACTCAAAGAAATTCCAAATCGATTAAAAGAATTTGCTAGTACTTTAGATGGTTTTAAAATCGCAGAGCTTGATCTTAAAAATCGTTTGAGTGGAGATTTGCTTGATGGATTTATCCAGCATGGAAACGAATTTAAATATTTTGATTTTTCCAAAGATGAATACATTTTGGAAAAAGCAAAAAAAGATCTGATGAAAATATAA
- a CDS encoding pitrilysin family protein, with product MQNLEVNEIKIPFIFEENNDFPIVILKLVFRNCGRSYDEIAGLAKMFARILNEGVDDSFFKELEFKAVNLEASSGFESLEINLSCLEENFEFALKHLENLLLNPRFEEKILEKLKINALGELASKNSDFDYLAKNLLNSEIFGCKEFQSPNDGDEKTIKQISLSDLESFYKKNINLSNLVVILGGNLAQEKAKGLLDKLLAKLQKGSQNSQKTYEINSKNKDIIQIRKESEQAYIYFAAPFFTKFNDKDFYLAKIALFILGQGGFGSRIMEEIRVKRGLAYSAYAMLDMNASFTRVFGYLQTKNESAKEAKKIVKEVFKDFVKEGVSQNELVQAKNFLIGSTPLRYESLSRRLSISFNEYYQGLPKGYYKEELKLIEKVELQELNAYIRKHNEILDLNFASIANEN from the coding sequence ATGCAGAATTTAGAAGTTAATGAGATAAAAATTCCTTTTATTTTTGAGGAAAATAATGATTTTCCTATTGTTATTTTAAAGCTTGTTTTTAGAAACTGTGGAAGAAGTTATGATGAGATAGCAGGACTTGCAAAGATGTTTGCAAGAATTTTAAACGAGGGTGTAGACGATAGCTTTTTTAAAGAATTGGAATTTAAAGCTGTAAATTTGGAAGCAAGTAGTGGTTTTGAAAGTTTGGAAATCAATCTTTCTTGCTTAGAAGAAAATTTTGAATTTGCTTTAAAACACTTAGAAAATTTACTTTTAAATCCTAGATTTGAAGAAAAAATTTTAGAAAAACTAAAAATTAATGCCCTAGGTGAGCTTGCTAGTAAAAATAGTGATTTTGATTATTTAGCAAAAAATTTGCTTAATAGCGAAATTTTTGGATGTAAAGAATTTCAAAGTCCAAATGATGGTGATGAAAAAACTATCAAGCAAATTTCTTTAAGCGACTTGGAAAGTTTTTATAAGAAAAATATTAATTTAAGCAATCTTGTAGTGATTTTAGGTGGAAATTTAGCCCAAGAAAAGGCTAAAGGCTTATTAGATAAATTATTAGCAAAACTTCAAAAAGGCAGTCAAAATTCACAAAAAACTTATGAAATTAACTCAAAAAATAAAGACATAATCCAAATCAGAAAAGAAAGCGAACAAGCCTATATTTACTTTGCTGCACCCTTTTTTACAAAATTTAATGATAAGGATTTTTATCTTGCAAAAATCGCACTATTTATTTTAGGTCAAGGCGGTTTTGGATCAAGGATAATGGAAGAAATTCGTGTTAAAAGAGGGCTTGCGTATTCTGCTTATGCTATGCTTGATATGAATGCATCTTTTACTAGAGTTTTTGGTTATTTGCAAACTAAAAATGAAAGCGCTAAAGAAGCTAAAAAGATAGTTAAAGAAGTATTTAAAGATTTTGTAAAAGAAGGGGTGAGTCAAAATGAGCTTGTGCAGGCTAAAAATTTTCTCATAGGTTCAACTCCTTTGCGTTATGAAAGTCTTAGTAGGCGTTTGTCGATAAGCTTTAACGAGTATTATCAGGGATTGCCAAAAGGATATTATAAAGAAGAATTAAAGCTCATAGAAAAAGTAGAACTTCAAGAGTTAAATGCTTACATACGAAAGCATAATGAAATTTTAGATTTAAATTTTGCAAGTATTGCAAATGAAAATTAA
- a CDS encoding dehypoxanthine futalosine cyclase produces MKRLDKEEALYLLRNANLVELGEMAYQRKLELHPEKITTFVVDRNINYTNVCCIDCSFCAFYRHHKEDDAYILSFEEIGKKIEELEAIGGTQILFQGGVHPKLKIEWYEELVSWIKEHYPNITVHGFSAVEIAYIAKASKISISEVLQRLQAKGLFSIPGAGAEVLSDRVRDIIAPNKCDTATWLEVHRRAHEIGMKSTATMMFGTVESDEEIIDHFEHLRKLQDETGGFRAFILWSFQSENTALIQKHPEIMKQSSNKYLRLLALARLYLDNFKNLQSSWVTQGSLIGQLALKFGANDLGSTMMEENVVSAAGASYRMNQDEMIRLIKSLGENPAKRNTAYEILERF; encoded by the coding sequence TTGAAAAGATTAGATAAAGAAGAAGCTCTTTATTTGTTAAGGAATGCAAATTTAGTAGAGCTTGGAGAAATGGCTTACCAAAGAAAATTAGAACTTCATCCTGAAAAAATCACTACCTTTGTTGTGGATAGAAATATAAATTATACTAATGTTTGTTGTATAGATTGTTCTTTTTGTGCTTTTTATCGCCATCATAAAGAAGATGATGCTTATATTTTAAGCTTTGAAGAAATCGGTAAAAAAATTGAAGAGCTCGAAGCTATCGGAGGGACGCAAATTCTTTTTCAAGGTGGGGTGCATCCTAAACTAAAAATAGAATGGTATGAAGAGCTTGTTTCATGGATAAAAGAGCATTATCCAAATATTACCGTGCATGGCTTTTCTGCAGTTGAGATTGCTTATATTGCTAAGGCTTCTAAAATTTCAATTTCTGAAGTTTTACAAAGACTTCAAGCTAAAGGTTTGTTTTCAATACCTGGAGCGGGTGCTGAGGTATTAAGCGATAGAGTGCGAGATATTATCGCGCCTAATAAATGCGATACTGCTACTTGGTTAGAAGTGCATAGAAGAGCTCATGAAATTGGTATGAAAAGTACTGCTACTATGATGTTTGGAACGGTTGAAAGTGATGAGGAGATTATCGATCATTTTGAACATTTAAGAAAATTACAAGATGAAACAGGAGGTTTTAGGGCCTTCATCTTATGGAGCTTTCAAAGCGAAAATACAGCATTAATCCAAAAGCATCCTGAAATTATGAAGCAAAGTTCAAACAAATATTTAAGACTCTTAGCTTTAGCTAGACTTTATTTGGATAATTTTAAAAATTTGCAAAGTTCTTGGGTAACGCAAGGTTCATTGATTGGGCAACTTGCTTTAAAATTTGGGGCCAATGATTTAGGTTCAACTATGATGGAGGAAAATGTTGTAAGCGCTGCGGGTGCGAGTTATAGAATGAATCAAGATGAGATGATAAGATTGATTAAAAGTTTAGGCGAAAATCCCGCTAAGCGCAATACAGCTTATGAAATTTTAGAAAGGTTTTAA
- a CDS encoding MFS transporter, translated as MNYIDLLKNNKNIRILTLVQFIVYFGAWFSQTGVFTLLVSLNAPTWATATSAMLAFLPGVLLAPINGVIVEKNKPKKLLLSMISIELVSIFCLIFVTSLSMLWLLFILIFVRLCVASIYFQAEMSLLAKILNPEELKLANEMHSVIWAVSYTASMASAGIFINFFGIKAAFLFDCCLIIIGILLLTRLHIPHFKQKIQNKFFTLIKEGFLYVLQNKIILHLIILHAFIGFTAYETLVTLLAQHEYKEVLSAALVIGFLNAIRALALAFGPLFLSRITNNKNIFFLYLGQGLGIILWALTQFNFYISFIGLIAAGFCTSSLWAYTYTMIQKNCDKAYYGRVIAYTDMVYLSFSALISQLMGLLFEQGLKLATITALLGIIFIFAAFYWKWFDKKYL; from the coding sequence ATGAATTATATTGACTTATTGAAAAATAATAAAAATATTAGAATACTAACCTTAGTGCAATTTATCGTATATTTTGGTGCGTGGTTTTCCCAAACAGGTGTTTTTACTCTTTTAGTAAGCCTTAACGCTCCCACTTGGGCAACGGCTACAAGCGCTATGCTTGCTTTTTTACCAGGAGTTTTACTTGCTCCTATTAATGGGGTTATAGTAGAAAAAAATAAGCCTAAAAAGCTTTTATTGAGTATGATTAGCATAGAGCTTGTTTCCATTTTCTGTCTTATCTTTGTAACAAGTCTTAGTATGCTTTGGCTTTTATTTATTTTAATTTTTGTTAGACTTTGCGTGGCTTCGATTTATTTCCAAGCTGAAATGAGTTTGCTAGCTAAAATTTTAAATCCAGAAGAACTCAAACTTGCCAATGAAATGCATAGTGTAATTTGGGCAGTTTCTTATACAGCAAGTATGGCAAGTGCAGGAATTTTTATCAATTTTTTTGGTATAAAAGCAGCATTTTTGTTTGATTGTTGCCTTATAATTATTGGAATTTTACTTTTAACCAGACTTCATATTCCTCATTTTAAACAAAAAATTCAAAATAAATTTTTCACTTTGATTAAAGAAGGTTTTTTATATGTTTTGCAAAACAAAATCATCCTTCATCTTATCATATTGCATGCTTTTATAGGATTTACTGCTTATGAAACACTCGTAACTTTATTAGCTCAACACGAATATAAAGAAGTTTTATCTGCTGCTTTAGTTATAGGATTTTTAAATGCTATAAGAGCTTTAGCTTTGGCCTTTGGTCCTCTTTTTCTAAGTAGAATTACAAACAATAAAAATATATTTTTTCTATATCTAGGTCAAGGTTTGGGAATTATACTTTGGGCTTTAACTCAGTTTAATTTTTATATTTCGTTTATAGGTCTTATTGCTGCGGGATTTTGCACCTCATCTCTTTGGGCTTATACTTATACAATGATTCAGAAAAACTGCGATAAAGCTTACTATGGAAGAGTTATTGCTTATACGGATATGGTTTATCTTAGCTTTAGTGCTCTTATTTCTCAACTCATGGGTTTATTATTCGAACAAGGCCTTAAACTCGCTACGATTACAGCTTTGCTTGGAATCATATTTATATTTGCAGCTTTTTATTGGAAATGGTTTGATAAGAAATATTTGTGA